The window TCGCAGTGCATCCCGTTACCGGTCATGTGTATGTTGCCGGCCACAGGCGCCTCCTCCGCAGCACGGATGGCGGCAATACTTTTAACGTAGTATTCGTTGGGGCCACGCCCGCTACCGCAGACCAGGGCCAGATGGACATTACCATCAGCCAGGGCGGCAGGATCTACCTGGCCGTTAACGGAGGCTTCCCCGATAAGGCTCAGCGCGGGCTCTGGTTCTCCGACAATGGCGGAACCGGCACCTGGACCCGTTTTGCGGGTGGCCAGACGGCAGGGGTAGATTCCCTTGAAGGTTGGAGGGCCAACTCTTATGAGGCGAATGGCAATATTTCCCAAGCCTCCAAACGCATTATCCTCAGCCTGGCACCTTCCAACAACAATATCCTGTATGTGCTCTATGAAAATGGACTATCACAGGAAGGCACAGACGGAAAGCCGGAAGCCGACCTGTTCAAGATCGATTTTGGCGCCAGCACCTATACCAATCTTTCTGCCAATATGCCTGACTTTACCGGGCAACTGGATGGCATTGATCCCCTGGCTTTGCAGGGAGGCTATAACCTAACCCTGGCAGTGAAACCCGATAACCCTAATGTAGTATTTGTGGGGGGCACTAACCTGTTCAGGTCAACAGATGGCTTTAGCTCAAAGAACAATACCAGCTGGATCGCCGGTTACAAATTCTGGGGTAACGGAAGCCCTACGGTAAGCACCTATGACAATACCCACCCGGATATCCATAACCTGATATTCGAACCCAATAACCCTAACGTGGCCATCTGTGCCAGCGATGGGGGGCTGCACCGTACCACCAATATCCTGGCCAATAACAGCCAGACCTTGCCGGTGGATTGGACCATGATCGCCAATTACCAAACCACCCAGTATTACCATGTTAATATTGACCCAAGGGCAGGCAGGAACCATTTCATTGGTGGCATGCAGGACAATAGTTCCTACCTGCGCACAGATGGATTGGATGACCATATCCGCGTAGGCTCGGGGGATGGTGGAGCTGCGGCCATTGGCAAATGGAATGGATTCAGCGATTACCAGCTCTTTGTTACCAGCCAGTTCGGAAGCCTTGCCAGGCTTACACCTGGAAACGCTGTATCTATCCGCCCGAACGGCCTGACTGCTAACCCCTCGAGTGGATTCGGGGAGTTCGTGACCTATTTCGTGATGGACCAGGACAATCCGGAGGACCTGTACTATGCGAACTTCGGAAGGTTGTTCCGTACCAATAGTGCTACCACTGTTTCACCAGCTAATGGGTGGACAGAGTTGACGGGCGTAGCCAGTACCATTAGCCCTTCCAACCCCAACAGTACAGGCATCGGTATCCGTGCACTCGAATTGAGCAGGGGTCCCTATATCCCTTCACATGTACTGTATATAGGAACCACAGAAGGCAGGGTCTATCGTTTGAATGACCCGCGTAATTCGGCCCCCACCGTCACTCCCATCGATATCACACCGCCTGAGATCGCCAATATCATTGGTAGCGGCACCAGCAATCCAACCAGGTTGAATGTTTCAGATATTGCCGTTAACCCTAATAATGATGAAGAGATCATGGTGGTGTATTCCAACTACCAGGTTACGTTGGGAAGCGGACAGGTAAGGCGGGATTTCAATATCTGGTTTACCAAGAATGCCAAGAGTGCAAGTCCCACCTGGCATAAAGTAGAGAACAACCTGGAATTGCCCTCTATCAGGAGTTGTGCCATCGTACCCCGGAAGGATGGTGCAGGCAATGCGTCGGTAGAATACTATGTGGGCACTTCGGTTGGCTTGTTCAGTACCGAGAATATTGGTGATAAGGTAGGCACTTCCACCCCCATTTCCTGGAGCCGTGAAGGAAGTTCAGTATTGAACTTTGCAGTGGTGACCTCCCTGGCCTACCGTCCGCAGGACAATACCCTGGTGATCGGTACACATGGTAATGGCATGTACTTCTGCACCATACCACAGGCCAATTTCACCCCTAACCTGAACACAGGTGTGAATGACCCGATCAGGAATGATAAGAACTTCATCCAGTTCGCCTATCCGGGTATTGTTACCACAGACCTGAACTACAGGATCGGAAATATGTTTGATGTACAACGCCTGGTGATCAAGGTGCATAATATCAATGGGCAATTGGTATACCGCAAGGAAACCGGCTACCAGAACGGAATGATCAATGTAGGCAACCTGGCAAAAGGAACCTATGTACTCACTATTACGAGCTCGGATTACAAGCACCAATTCGTCAAGCAATTCATTAAAAACTAAGAAGTTTTATTAAGAAAATATTTCCCTGAACTTTTGATTTTGTTTCAATAAACCAATTAAATTAGAGCATCGATTGCTTGCCATTGTGGCAATAAGGCGGGACAGGGATGTCCCGCTTTATTATTTTTATCGACACCCTTCCCGGAACATTGATCTAACAGGCATGGACTTTTGGTGGAAATGACGGTACTTAGCAATGGAATGGAATAGTCCCCATTTATTCCTAACTTATATAAAAATAGTCATATGCTGCAGCCATGGTTAACCGGGAAAGTGATCAGGATACTGGATGAAACGGCCACTACCCGTAGGTTCTGGATCGAAGTCCAGGGTGTGGACAGGTTTGATTTCAAGCCAGGTCAGTTTGTAACCCTTGACCTTCCCATCCACGAGCAACGCAACAAACGTTGGCGCAGTTATTCCATCGCCTCCTGGCCCGATGGCACCAATGTGATTGAACTGGTGATCGTACTGATGGAGGGAGGTTTGGGAACCTCCTACCTGTTCAATGAAGTAAAAGAAGGATCGGAATTGCAGTTAAGGGGCCCGCAAGGTGTGTTTGTATTACCCGAGAATATTGAAAAGGACCTTTTCTTTGTCTGTACAGGTACGGGTATTGCTCCCTTCCGGTCTATGGCCCATCATATCCTTAACAACAATATTCCCCACAAGAATATCTACCTCATTTTCGGCTGCAGGAAATTCGGCGACTGTTTGTATGGCCCTGAATTAAAGGCATTACAGGAGAAAGTTCCCTCCTTCCAGTACCTGCCTACTTTTTCCAGGGAAGAAGCAGGTGATCACCTGATAAGGACAGGCTATGTGCACGCGGTTTACGAAGAAATCATAACGGAAAAGAAAAAAGAAAACGGGGCATTACACCCCGCTAATTTCTATCTCTGTGGTTGGAAGAATATGATAGATGAAGCCAAACAGCGGATCATCGCCATTGGCTACGATAAAAAAGACATCCACCTTGAATTATATGGCTGATCAGCCCTTCACCCTCGCCTGTCCTCCGGAAGATTCCCCTACCGGAAGGTTGATCACAGGCACTTTGGTTCCGGCTGCCGGTTTCTCGGCATGCAACTTGTGCAGCCTGAGGATCTCGGCATGATTCTCAACCATTTCTGTTTCCAGCTCTAACACCCGCTTACGGGATTTGGCCAGCTGTTTTGACCTGAAAATGAACCCAATCAGGGATCCCACAATAAAGGCCAGGCTAATCCAGATCAGGGACAACAGGCTGATGTTTGAAGACATCATAGGTATTGGTTTGGTATAAGGAATAGTATTTCATAGGAACGTCTATCCCTCTAACGAACGCCAATCCTAAATATTGCTTTAAACCCCAGAGTTGTGGAAAACTACTGACTTGCCCTTTTATGATTTCCATTATTAGGCTGGTCTGTACCCTTGTCCTTCAGGGGTACTATCCGGGTGGTCTGCGCGGCTGCATGATCCGGGTTCTGCTCCTGCATTAGGGTAGCCATTTGCTTCTGTAACTGCAGGATCTCTGCATGGTCGTGCATCTTTTCCCTTTCCAGCTCTAAAATCTGGCGGGACAAGGACCTGACCTGCAAAAACCTGAAGAGAAGACCGGCACCAAAAGCACAGAGCATAACCAGGGCAAGCAATCCTAGGTGTACAGTAATTTGCATGGTTACCAATTGAACAGGTTAATCTGCTTACTGAATTTAGTAAATGCAGACCGAATAATCTAATTTTTAAGCAAGGCTATTTTCAACCAGTTGCTTTACCTGTTCCATGGCAATTCTTTCCTGTACCATGGTGTCCCTGTAACGGATGGTTACAGTACCATCTTCCTTGGTCTGGTGATCGATGGTAACACAGAATGGGGTACCAATGGCATCCATCCTACGGTAACGCTTTCCAATTGTGTCTTTTTCCTCATAGAAACAACGGAAAGAACGCCTGCACTGGTCCATCAGCTCCCTTGCGATCTCGGGCAGCCCGTCCTTCTTCACCAATGGCAGGATAGCCAATTTGATGGGGGCAAGTTTTGGCGGGAACTTCAGCACCACCCTGCTGTCTTTCTTTTCGGGGGTGCTCAGGTCCTGCTCTTCATAGGCTTCACTCAGCACCATCATTACGGTACGGTCAAGACCTATGGATGTTTCTATCACGTAAGGAATATAGTTCTGGTTGATCTCGGAATCGAAATACTGCATTTTCTTCTTGCTGTATTCCTGGTGGTTCCTGAGGTCAAAGTCTGTACGGCTGTGGATACCTTCCACCTCCTTGAAACCGATCGGGAAATCGTACTCGATATCACAGGCGGCATCGGCATAATGGGCCAACTTCACGTGGTCATGGAAACGGTAGCGCTCCTGGGGAATCCCCAGTCCGAGGTGCCACTTCATCCTTTCCTCCTTCCAGAACTCATACCATTCCTTCTGGGTACCGGGTCGCACAAAGAACTGCATTTCCATCTGCTCAAATTCCCTCATCCTGAAAATGAACTGGCGGGCTACGATCTCATTCCTGAAAGCCTTACCAACCTGGGCAATACCGAAGGGGATCTTCATCCGCCCGGTCTTCTGCACATTCAGGAAGTTCACGAAAATACCCTGCGCTGTTTCCGGCCTCAGGTATACCATATTATCATCAGCCTCTCCACTCACGGCACCAAACTCAGTGGCGAACATGAGGTTGAACTGGCGCACTTCTGTCCAGTTGCAGGTTCCGCTAACGGAACATTTCATCTTATTGTCTTCGATGAGTTGCTTCAGGCCACCGAAATCCTCTGCCGCCAGCAATTGGTCCATACGGGCCAACAGGGCATCAGCTTCTTCCCTGGGAAGGGTCTCGGCATGTGCTTCAATAAGGTGGTCAACACGGTAGCGCTTCTTGCTATCCTTGTTATCGATCATGGGATCGCTGAAATTATCAACGTGGCCACTGGCCTTCCAGGTGGTGGGGTGCATAAAGATGGCTGCATCGATGCCCACGATGTTATCATGCAGCTGGGTCATCCACTTCCACCAGTCTTCCCTGATATTCTTCTTCAATTCACTTCCATACTGGCCGTAGTCGTAAACGGCACTCAATCCGTCATAGATCTCACTGGAAGGAAATATAAATCCGTATTCTTTACAATGCGAAATGATCGCCTGGAACTTATTAGAATCGTTTGCCATAAGGCGGCAAAGATAAATGGAAATGGGATTTCTGGGACTGGGGCAATCCGGGGATTTGTGCCGGCAGCCAGCCTGTCACTGCAGTTTCTCGTTAGACCGGTGGCGGTCCTGGTCCCTATTGGTCTTCTTTTCCATATTCCTCCGGAAAGCCTCCTCCAGGTCTACCCCCGTCTGGTTGGCCAGGCAGACCAATACCCAGAGCACATCGGCCATTTCATCGCCAAGGTCCCTCCCCTTGTCCGATTCCTTAAAGGATTGCTCCCCGTACTTCCTGACCATCAGCCTTGAAAGTTCCCCTACCTCCTCCATCAAGATCCCCAGGTTGGTCAATTCCGAGAAATAACGTACCCCAATGGTCTTGATCCATTGGTCCACTTCCTGTTGGGCTTGCTTAAGCGTCAGTTCCGTCATAGCATTCTTTTAAATTGATTGATCAGGTTTAGGATCAGGTAAGGGGTCCGCCAGGTTCATTTGAACCAGCCCCGTCATCATTCCCGGTTCTTACTATCAATAATAATGGTGACCGGGCCATCGTTCACTAAGGCAACCTTCATGTCGGCCCCGAACTCACCGGTACCAACTTTCTTTTCCAGGTCCTTCTCCAATTGCGCTACAAACTGCTCGTAGAGCGGTATGGCCACGGGTGGTTTGCTTGCCTTGATATAGGAGGGTCGGTTGCCTTTCTTTGTACTGGCATGAAGGGTGAACTGGCTCACCACCAACACTTCCCCGCCCGCATCCTTTACGGAAAGGTTCATCACCCCCTGCTCATCGTCAAATATCCTCAGGTTCACGATCTTGGAGCTGAGCCACTGGATATCTTCCTGGCCGTCGGCATACTCAATCCCTACCAGCACCAGCAAGCCTTTATGGATAGCACTCTTCACCGAATTATTAATTGTAACGGATGCCTCACGCACCCGCTGGATCACCACGCGCATATTTTCGTACCTTTAATTAAGAATGTCGAAAATAGATATTTCAACAGAGATTCGTTTCCGGACAGCGAGGAGCGGAGGAAAAGGCGGACAGAATGTGAACAAGGTGGAAACAATGGTGGAAGGCTTGTTTGATCTCTCCGGAAGCAGGCTACTGGATGAAAAGCAAAAGGCCATCCTGCTCCATAAACTGGCCGGTAAACTCAATAGCGAAGGGGAATTGTCAGCGCGGTGCCAGGAGTTCCGGACCCAGTTACAGAACAAACAGGGGGTCATCCGCAAGATGAATGCCCTCCTGACCCGGGCATTGCAGGTGCAGGCAAAACGAGTTGCCACCAAACCTTCCAGGGCTTCCAGGGAAAAACGACTCGAGTCAAAAAAAATCTCCTCCTCCATAAAAGCCGGAAGGCAAAAGATCCGTTTTCAACCCGATTAAGCCCATATGCCGCGACCGCTTACCTACCTGACCCCGAGAAGCATCCTGCTCACTGCAGTTGGGCTGATCCTATTGGCACTCACGGCCTGCCAGAAGCAACTCAATTTTGAATCCGGGCAGACCAGCCCGGGCGGAAAGATCAGGTTGATCTTTTTCCCCACCTTCAATGGCAGCCCAGTTTTACCCGGACTTAGCTATACTAATATTGCCGGTGAACCTTTCTCCATCCAGGTTTTCAAACTATATGTAGGAAAGATCAGGGGTAATGGCAACCAGCCGGCTGAAGCGGATGGCGAACCCTATTACCTGCTTGACCTGGCCAAACCCTCGAGCCTGCAGATCGATGCCACTCTAAAGACCGGCACCTATAATGGACTTGCCTTCCTCGTGGGGGTGGATAGCGCCCGCAATGTCAGCGGGGTGCAATCGGGGGCACTGGACCCTGCCAATGGCATGTTCTGGACCTGGAACACCGGTTATATCTACGCCAAACTGGAAGGCAATTCCCCTGTCTCCAACCAGATAAATGGCAAGTTCGAATACCATATCGGGGGCTTCAGGACCCCCTTCAATGCCATCAGGGAAGCGAAGCTCAGTTTTACACAACCATCTACCATTACTATAAAAGAAGATGGATTGACCACCATCTACCTCAGGATGGACCTGGCCAAATGGTTCGATGGCCCTTACCCCTTGCGGATTGCCAACCTGCCGGTGGTAACTACCCCGGGAGCTGAAGCAGCGTCCATAGCAGGTAATTACGTCAATATGTTCAGCATCACCCAAATTGAACAGGAATAATGCGGAAACTACTGGTCATATCGAGCCTGGTCATTGCAGTTTGCTGCAGCCTGCTGGTCCAATCCTGCAACAAGGGGGGCGGGGAAAATGCTGAACTAACGTTCATGGATATCCCACAACCTGCAGGTTTTCCCCCTATTCAATACGATGTGGCCAACAATCCCATCAGCAAGGAAGGATTTGAACTGGGCAGGAAGTTGTTCTATGACGGCCGCCTGTCGAAGGATGGCAATTTCCCCTGTGCCTCCTGCCACCAGCAGTTCGCAGCCTTTGCCACTTTTGAACATGATTTCAGTCACGGGTTCAATAACCAATTCACCACCCGTAATGCCCCCGGCCTGTTCAACCTGGCCTGGCATAAGGAAATGCACCATGATGGCGGTATAGCCCATCTTGACCTCCAGCCCCTGGCCCCCATCACGGCTCCCAATGAAATGGGCGAAACCATCCCGGCAGTATTGAAAAAGATCGGGGATGATCCCGACTATCGCCAGCACTTCCAACGTGTTTTTGGTAATGAAGAGGTGACCACGGAAAGAATGACCAAAGCCCTCTCCCAATTCATGGTGATGATGGTATCTGCCACTTCCAAATATGACCAGGTAAAGGCAGGAAAGGCAAGTTTTGATGTGAATGAGGAAGCTGGATATGCCATCTTCAAGAATAAATGCGCCAGCTGCCATAAGGAACCCTTGTTCACCGACCTGCAATACCGGAATAACGGTTTGCCCATGCATCCAACCCTGAAGGATGTCGGTCGTATGCGCATCACCGGGAGTTCGCAGGATTCACTGAAATTCAAGGTGCCCAGTCTGCGTAATGTAATGGTTACTTATCCTTATATGCACGATGGCAGGTTTGGGGACATCAGTAATGTGTATGAACATTATAACAGCGGCATCCAGTTTGGTCCTACCACTGACCCACTCCTGAAAACAAAAATTCCCCTTTCCGCGACAGAAAGAGGATTATTGACAGAGTTCCTCAAAACATTGACAGACGCTGCTTTCAACACGGACCCCCGTTTTGCTGCACCCCAATGATCCTGGAAAGGATCGCGCGGGTTAGCATTCATAAGGTTTAATGGAAATGGTATTATGGCATCCCATCACAAAAGTCTTCCATGCCCCTGACATTTCCATCCGTGTTTTCACCGAAATTTTACAACATGCCAAAAATTTATCAACAGGTAAGGTAGTTATCACAAAAAAGCCGGTAATAATACCATCAGTTCTTCCTCCGGCTCTTCAAGGCTTCCAATGTTTTTCTTTGTCTTTCGATCTCCAGGCGCTGTTGCTCCATCAAGGCAGAATTCGCATTGGCCTTTTCCTGCATGGCCTGTAACCTGAGCGCCAGGTCAGTACTATCTGTAGTGAGGGAAGTTAATTTCTTCTCTGCCTTCTTCACTACCTCATCCTGTGCATTGATCTCCAGGTTCAGGTTAAAAGCCTCCAGGAATGGGGTGAAGTCGTTCAGGAATTCCTTGCCATCACCCACGCCTTGTTTCAGGTTATCGCCTGAATTGGCCAGGGTTTCATTAGGCTTTGCCAGAAGCATATATACCACTGAACTTTCCTTGTCACGCCTGCTCTTGCGTTCTGCCTTTACATAAACATCATATGGGGTTGAACTACCCGCTACAGTTGCCGAGCGGTAGAGTTGGTAATCCTTGTATTTGGCAGGACGATGGCCTTTCTCCGCAAACCGCGCCCTGATGGCTTCTTCTACGGTTTCGGGCGGATAAGGCAACTCAACAACGGCCGCCGGCACCCGCTTTTTGTCGATCTCGGCAGAACCTTCAACTGCTCTTTGTGCTGTAACCGTAAGTGAGGAAAATAAGATGGAAGTAAGTAGGATAATTCGGTTCATGGTTAGCGTTTGAATGCGGAAAATTACTAAAATGACGGTCACAACCAATTTCCGTCTATTTTTGTCCAAATTCCATTTTCCTTTTGAGTGCAATCAAAAAACTGGCCGGACAAACTTTATGGTATGGCCTACCCACAATAGTCAGCCGGTTCCTGGGCTACCTGATGAATATGGCCCTGCCATTCCTGTTTGCACAACCTTCCAAGACAGCTGATATCACCCAGGTCTATGCCATCATTCCTTTCCTGAACATCCTGTTCACCTATGGTATGGAAACGGCCTATTTTAAATACTCGCAGGAAAAGGAAAAGCAAACCCTTTATAACACGCTATCGGTCTCCCTGCTGGTTTCCACCATTGTATTTTCCCTCCTGCTATTGCTGGGAAGGGATGTTATCGCAAAGGCTGCTGACCTGACCGAACACCCTGAATACATCCTTTGGATGACCGCCATCATCTTTTTTGACACCCTGGCTACCCTGCCCTTTGCCAGGCTGCGCCAGGAGAACCGCCCCAGGCGCTATGCTTTCGTCAGGGTGGCTGGCATCGTCGTGAACCTGCTGGTAGTCTTTACCTTCCTTGGCTTTATTCCATCCTATGTCAACAAACACCCCGATAGCATCCTCAACCTGGTGGTTAAACTGGATATCGGGATCGGCTATTACCTGATCGGCAACCTGCTAGGAAGCCTTACCACCTTCTTGTTGCTCTGGCCGGAAATAAAGCAGGTGCAATGGGAATTCCACAAGGAGATGTGGCAGGAGATCATGCGCTACAGCTACCCGCTGATCATAGTGGGCCTCGGCGGGATGGTCAATGATATGTTGAGCAGGCTGGTATACCAGCATGTGGTGGACCTGCCCGCGGAACAGGCCAAACACGAATTGGGGGTATTCGCCAACCTGTACCGGCTGGCCGTACTGATCACCATCATGATCCAGGCCTTCAGGATGGCAGCGGAGCCCTTCTTCTTTAACCAGTCGAAGGAAGAAGGCGCCCAGAAAAGCTATGCCCGGGTTATGAAATTCTTCGTTATCGCCTGCTGTTTTATGTTCCTGCTGATCGGTCTTTACCTCGACGCATTGAAATGGATCATCACCCTGAAATCCCCGGCTTGGGGCGAAGGCATGTATATTGTGCCGATCCTGGCCATGGGCAATATATTCCTTGGCATCTATTACAACCTCAGCATCTGGTACAAGCTTACGGGGAAAAACCTCTATGGTGCTTATATCACCATTGCCGGTGCCGCCATCACCATTGGCCTGAACATGTTGCTCATCCCCAAATGGCATTATCTTGGAGCCGCCATTGCCACTTTTACCTGTTACCTGGTTATGATGGTCAGCAGTTATGCCCTGGGCCAGAAATATTACCCTGTCCCCTATGCGAAAAAGAAGCTCATCTCCTATCTCGTGCTCGTTACCCTGATCGTATTATTCCACCGGCTGATATTGTCTTTCTACCATCCCCTCTGGTTTAGCATCGCCACAGGAACCTTATTACTATTGGGTTTCAGCATGTTTGTCGCAAAAATAGAACGCCGCGACCTGCAAAAATTACCTTTGATCGGCCGGTTCGTCTGACCCTTATAGTGAGTCATCCACCAGGAAGGGGTTATGCTTTTTTTCAAAACCAATGGTTGTGGATTCCCCATGCCCGGGATACACCCTTACTGTATCGGGCAGGGTAAAGAGCTGGGTCCTGATGCTGTTGAGCAGTTGGGTATGGTTACCCCCCGGAAGGTCCGTGCGGCCTATGCTACGCCTGAAGAGGACGTCGCCGCCGATCACGAATTGCTGGGCCTCACAGTAAAAGCAGATATGACCGGGAGAATGGCCGGGAGCTTCGATCACCTTGAGTTCATCGGTACCCAGGCGGACAATATCCCCGCCGCGCAGGTAATGGAGGGGGCCATTGTAATTCCTGAAGGGCAGGTTCCACCTCTCCCCCGCCATGGGGGCATAATCCAGCACGATTTTTTCATCAGGATGGATATAGAGCTCCAACCCCCAGGTCTCATGGACATAGCGGTTACCGAATACATGGTCGAGGTGGCAATGGGTGTTCAATAATTGCCGGGGCAGTAAACGATGTTCGGTGATAAAGTGTTTTAAATAACGTTCCTCCCTTTCATCGTAACAGCCGGGGTCGATGACCAGGCAATCGCCGTTTTCGTTGTAGAGGAGGTAGGTATTCTCCATGATGGGGCTGAACTCGAAATGGTGGACTGTTAACATAGCTCTATTATTTGATGGGGGATTTCACTGATAAAACTGAAAACCATAATTTTAGTCTACAATCAATGGGTATGCAATTTCCGAAGAATAATTTGAACTGTAGCGTCCGTATCAAGCTTGCACTGACCACGATCCTCATCCTGATGAACACCGTTACCCTGGTACATGCACAGGTGAATACTGTAGAATTTGGCAAGAACAGGGTACAATACCGCAATTTCAAATGGCAATATTACCAGACCAATAATTTCAACACCTATTACAGCCAGCAGGGTGAACCCCTCGCCAAATATGTGGCCCAGATAGCCGAGAAAGAATTACCTGAACTGGAAACCTTCATGGAATATGGCCTGCAGCGCAGGATCAATATTGTGATGTACAACAGCTTTAACGAGCTCCAGCAGACCAATATCGGCTTATCCACCGACTGGCAAACCACCGGTGGCAATACAAAATTGGTGAACAACAAGATGGTTGTGTATTACAACAGTGATCACCAGAACCTTCGCAAACAAGTAAGGCAGGGTATCGCCAAAAACCTGCTGGACAATATCCTTTTTGGGGATGACCTTGGTGAATTCGCCGCCAACCAGGCACTGCTCGACCTGCCCAAATGGCTGACCGATGGTTTTGTTTCCTATGCTGCCGAGAACTGGAGCACCGACCTCGACGACCAGTTAAAGTCGGCCATGCTGTCTGGCAAATACCGCAATTTCTACCAGTTCGCCTTCGACCAACCCAATCTCGCCGGCCATACCTTCTGGCGCTATATAGAAGAAGTTTACAAGAAAGACAATACCAAGTATTTCCTCTATCTCGCCCGCCTCTACCGTAACCTGAACGGGGCTTCCAACCGCATCTGCAAGAAGAAGTTCAAGGAAGTGCTGGCAGACTGCATGACCTATATGGAGGATAAATACTACAAGGACATCAGGGGAAGGAGGAATAATCCCAAAGGTGGCCTGAGTGTGGTGGAAGAGATCAGCAAGAACAAGGATTTCTACCAGTTCACTGCCAACCCTGCTCCCCGCAGCCAGACCTATGCCGTGGTGGAATACAAGAAAGGACTGGAATGCGTGGTGCTGTATGAGAATTTCGTGGACAGAAGGGTGTTGCTGAGGAATGGCATCAAAAACCGCGAAGCCAGGCAGGACCCCCATTACCCCCTGTTGGCCTGGAATGGCAAGGGAAATAAATTGCTGGTAGTATACAATGACCAGGGTAAGATCAGGATGTTCACCTATGATATCTATACCCGCATCAAGCGCGACAAGCTGGTGCTGGAAGATTTCCAGCAGATCCAGGATGTGAAGTTCATGCTGGACGACAATACGTTGCTGATGAGTGCGGTGAAGAATGGGCAGTCAGATATCTTCATCTTCAAGATCGACAGGGAAAGGGCAGAACAGGTGACCAACGATGTTTATGATGACCTCGATCCTTCCTTCGTTTCCTTCCCCAATAAGTCAGGTATCCTGTATGCATCTAACCGTCCTTCGGAAACAGCCGTGACGGGTGATACCGTACTCCCATCAGATAATCGTTACAATATTTTCCTGGTAGATAATTTTAATAAGAGTGAGTTCAAACAGATCTCGCAGCTCAGCAACCTGAAATACGGCAATGCCCGCTACCCTACCCAATACAATACCTCCCACTTCACCTTTGCCAGTGATGAGAATGGTATCATGAACCGCTATGCCGGCTTCTTCCGCACAGAAAGGGCCGGGGTGGATACCATTTACAGAATAGGTGATGATATTTTGCGCAACCCTGATTTCAAAGAAATAGATTCCTTGCTACGTGCCTATGACCAGGCAGAACCA is drawn from Flavihumibacter rivuli and contains these coding sequences:
- a CDS encoding MBL fold metallo-hydrolase gives rise to the protein MLTVHHFEFSPIMENTYLLYNENGDCLVIDPGCYDEREERYLKHFITEHRLLPRQLLNTHCHLDHVFGNRYVHETWGLELYIHPDEKIVLDYAPMAGERWNLPFRNYNGPLHYLRGGDIVRLGTDELKVIEAPGHSPGHICFYCEAQQFVIGGDVLFRRSIGRTDLPGGNHTQLLNSIRTQLFTLPDTVRVYPGHGESTTIGFEKKHNPFLVDDSL
- a CDS encoding lipopolysaccharide biosynthesis protein; protein product: MSAIKKLAGQTLWYGLPTIVSRFLGYLMNMALPFLFAQPSKTADITQVYAIIPFLNILFTYGMETAYFKYSQEKEKQTLYNTLSVSLLVSTIVFSLLLLLGRDVIAKAADLTEHPEYILWMTAIIFFDTLATLPFARLRQENRPRRYAFVRVAGIVVNLLVVFTFLGFIPSYVNKHPDSILNLVVKLDIGIGYYLIGNLLGSLTTFLLLWPEIKQVQWEFHKEMWQEIMRYSYPLIIVGLGGMVNDMLSRLVYQHVVDLPAEQAKHELGVFANLYRLAVLITIMIQAFRMAAEPFFFNQSKEEGAQKSYARVMKFFVIACCFMFLLIGLYLDALKWIITLKSPAWGEGMYIVPILAMGNIFLGIYYNLSIWYKLTGKNLYGAYITIAGAAITIGLNMLLIPKWHYLGAAIATFTCYLVMMVSSYALGQKYYPVPYAKKKLISYLVLVTLIVLFHRLILSFYHPLWFSIATGTLLLLGFSMFVAKIERRDLQKLPLIGRFV
- a CDS encoding cytochrome-c peroxidase, producing MRKLLVISSLVIAVCCSLLVQSCNKGGGENAELTFMDIPQPAGFPPIQYDVANNPISKEGFELGRKLFYDGRLSKDGNFPCASCHQQFAAFATFEHDFSHGFNNQFTTRNAPGLFNLAWHKEMHHDGGIAHLDLQPLAPITAPNEMGETIPAVLKKIGDDPDYRQHFQRVFGNEEVTTERMTKALSQFMVMMVSATSKYDQVKAGKASFDVNEEAGYAIFKNKCASCHKEPLFTDLQYRNNGLPMHPTLKDVGRMRITGSSQDSLKFKVPSLRNVMVTYPYMHDGRFGDISNVYEHYNSGIQFGPTTDPLLKTKIPLSATERGLLTEFLKTLTDAAFNTDPRFAAPQ
- a CDS encoding MbnP family protein, which codes for MPRPLTYLTPRSILLTAVGLILLALTACQKQLNFESGQTSPGGKIRLIFFPTFNGSPVLPGLSYTNIAGEPFSIQVFKLYVGKIRGNGNQPAEADGEPYYLLDLAKPSSLQIDATLKTGTYNGLAFLVGVDSARNVSGVQSGALDPANGMFWTWNTGYIYAKLEGNSPVSNQINGKFEYHIGGFRTPFNAIREAKLSFTQPSTITIKEDGLTTIYLRMDLAKWFDGPYPLRIANLPVVTTPGAEAASIAGNYVNMFSITQIEQE